In a single window of the Oryctolagus cuniculus chromosome 9, mOryCun1.1, whole genome shotgun sequence genome:
- the F7 gene encoding coagulation factor VII precursor translates to MAPQARGLGLCSLLALQASLAAVFITQEEAHSVLRRQRRANSFLEELRPGSLERECKEELCSFEEAREVFQSTERTKQFWITYNDGDQCASNPCQNGGSCEDQIQSYICFCLADFEGRNCEKNKNDQLICMYENGGCEQYCSDHVGSQRSCRCHEGYTLLPNGVSCTPTVDYPCGKVPALEKRGASNPQGRIVGGKVCPKGECPWQAALMNGSTLLCGGSLLDTHWVVSAAHCFDKLSSLRNLTIVLGEHDLSEHEGDEQVRHVAQLIMPDKYVPGKTDHDIALLRLLQPAALTNNVVPLCLPERNFSESTLATIRFSRVSGWGQLLYRGALARELMAIDVPRLMTQDCVEQSEHKPGSPEVTGNMFCAGYLDGSKDACKGDSGGPHATSYHGTWYLTGVVSWGEGCAAVGHVGVYTRVSRYTEWLSRLMRSKLHHGIQRHPFP, encoded by the exons ATGGCGCCCCAGGCCCGCgggctgggcctctgctcccttCTCGCGCTCCAAGCGTCTCTGGCTGCAG TCTTTATAACCCAGGAGGAGGCGCACAGCGTCCTGCGCAGGCAAAGGCGGGCCAATTCTTTCCTGGAGGAGCTGCGGCCGGGCTCGCTGGAGAGGGAGTGCAAGGAAGAGCTGTGCTCCTTCGAGGAGGCGCGGGAGGTCTTCCAGAGCACCGAGAGGACG AAGCAGTTCTGGATCACTTACAATG ATGGGGATCAGTGTGCCTCCAACCCGTGCCAGAACGGAGGCTCCTGTGAGGACCAAATCCAGTCCTACAtctgcttctgcctggctgaCTTCGAGGGTCGCAACTGTGAGAAAA ACAAGAACGACCAGCTGATCTGCATGTACGAGAATGGGGGCTGTGAGCAGTACTGCAGCGACCACGTGGGGAGCCAGCGCTCCTGCCGCTGCCACGAGGGCTACACGCTGCTGCCCAATGGGGTGTCCTGCACACCCACAG TTGATTACCCATGCGGCAAAGTACCTGCTCTGGAAAAGAGAGGCGCCAGCAACCCCCAGGGCCGGATTGTGGGGGGCAAGGTGTGCCCCAAAGGGGAGTGCCCGTGGCAG GCCGCGCTGATGAACGGCAGCACGCTACTGTGTGGGGGTTCCCTACTGGACACCCACTGGGTGGTCTCCGCTGCCCACTGCTTCGACAAACTCAGCAGCCTGAGGAACCTGACCATAGTGCTGG GCGAGCATGACCTCAGTGAGCACGAGGGGGACGAGCAGGTGCGGCACGTGGCACAGCTCATCATGCCCGACAAGTACGTTCCAGGCAAGACCGACCACGACATCGCTCTGCTGCGCCTGCTGCAGCCCGCGGCCCTCACCAACAACGTGGTGCCCCTCTGTCTGCCCGAGAGGAACTTCTCCGAGAGCACGCTGGCCACCATCCGCTTCTCCCGGGTGAGCGGCTGGGGCCAGCTCCTGTACCGCGGCGCCTTAGCCCGGGAGCTCATGGCCATCGACGTGCCGCGGCTGATGACCCAGGACTGCGTGGAACAGTCTGAGCACAAGCCAGGCTCCCCGGAGGTCACGGGGAACATGTTCTGTGCCGGCTACCTGGACGGCAGCAAGGACGCCTGCAAGGGGGACAGCGGGGGCCCACATGCCACCTCCTACCACGGCACGTGGTACCTGACGGGTGTGGTGAGCTGGGGCGAGGGCTGCGCAGCCGTGGGCCACGTCGGCGTGTACACCAGGGTCTCGCGCTACACTGAGTGGCTGAGCAGGCTCATGCGCTCCAAGCTACACCACGGCATCCAGCGCCACCCGTTCCCCTAG